Within the Corynebacterium tuberculostearicum genome, the region TCCCTGTCTTGGGATGCTGGCCAGTCCATCGGACCTTACGACGTTCCGCCAAACCACACCGGCGAGGCTACCTACGGCTTCCGCGTGCTGAACATGACTGGCACCCAGCAGTACTGCAAGCCAAACGGCACCTGGTCCACTCCGACCGCTTGGAACGCTATGCAGCCGGTAAAGAACGAGGTTCGCGTCAAGCTGTACGATAAGCTGTCTGACTCCTACGCTCCCAACAAGGACGCTCAGAACACCACCGACGTCAATGACCCGAAGGTCGTTGAAGAGGACAAGAACCTCGAGGCTGACGCAGAGGTAGTCAAGGAGTCCGAGGGCAACGCCAAGGAAGCAACCGAGAAGGTCTCTGAAGCAGAGGGCAAGAACGAAGAGGCTGCTGACAAGAAGAAGCAGGAAGAGGTTGACGCCAAGGAAGACAAGAAGGACTCCAAGCACAAGCTCGACCTCGAGCCTTACCTGACCGTTTCCGGCGCTAAGCACGCTGGCTTCGCAGGCACCGTTGCTCTGCGCGCCAAGAACGTTGGCTCCGAGCGCTACTACGGCGAGTTCCCAGCTACCCAGTTCCGCGTGGACGTGAAGACCGCTAAGGGCCCGAAGGGCGTTGACCGCCTCATCACCCCGCGCTCCTCCAACGGCGCTCACATCCGTGACCTGGGCTTCAACGAGAAGACCTCCACTCGCTCCTTCGAGGTAACCCTGGCTAACCCGATTAACGCTGGCGAAGAGGCCCGCATCGCTAACCTGGACTTCGGCGACGGCAACACCAAGGAAGGCCGCCTCATCAACAACATCGAGGTAACCCAGACCTCCCGCATCAAGGGTGATGACTCCAAGCACAACGACCAGAACGTTGACTCCCGCGAGCACACCCTGAATGACTTTGGCAAGAAGAACGAGGGCCTGTTCTAAGAATACCCTACTTCTGCCCTAGGAAAATAGTTTCCTAGCCAGTCACTCCCAGAAGGCCGCTGCATCATCAAACGGTGCGGCGGCCTTCTTTCTTACCCTCGCCTACCCATACACGTCATTACTCCGCTTCAGATGTTCCCACCGTGGTCGTGGACGAGCACCCAGAGATTGAAGAGCTCTTCGCTCCCCTTTCGCAGTTGCTTACCGACGAAAAGATGCAGGAACTCAACGCCCGCGTCGACGTCGATGGCGAAGACTACATCACCGTGGCGCTAGATTTCTTGAAGGAAGAAAACCTGATCGCGGACTAGCTGCGGCACCTTAACAAGATTCCCAAAGACCGTTGCACCACCCTCGGTGCGGCGGTCTTTAACATTTATTTAACTTAGATCACAAATTTGCTTTCGTTCACCAGAACCTTCAGATAGATTGTGTATGTTACCCCATTCACAAACACTGGAGGATGAATTCTATGTCTCACACGACTGCGAATGCGCCCGCTTCACCAGCCAGCCCACCCACCACTGGCGGTGCAGGTACTTCACCCAGCGGCCAGGTGACCACTAATAAGGCCGTCAATAGCCAATGGACCATCACGCTCTTCGGCACCGCCGTGGGTGCAGGCATCCTCTTCCTGCCGATTTCGGCCGGCAGCTTCGGCTTCATCCCGCTACTGGTGGCTACCCTGCTCATCTTCCCAATGACCTACCTGGCCCACCGCGCGTTTTCTTGGATCATCAGCTATTCCCCGCTACACGGCGAAGATGTCCTCGCGGTACTCACTCACTTCTTCGGCCGCGGCAATGGCATCATCCTGGCAATCATCTACTGGTTCACCATCTTCCCGGTGGTGCTCATCTACGGCGTATCGATTACGAATACGGTCGATAGCTTCATCGTCAACCAGCTGGGCGGCCCGGAAATCTCCCGCTACATCCTGGCGCCACTGTGCGTGGGCCTCATGACACTCGCGCTCGCCTTTGGCAACGCCATCATGCTCAAGATTGCCCAGTTCGTGGTCTACCCGCTCATCGTGGCGCTCGCAGCGGTATCGCTCTACCTCATCCCGCAATGGGACTTGGGCTCCTTCCTGGAAGCCGGCGACCACAGCGCCGGCGGCGTCCTCAAGGCCATCATCCTCATCCTTCCAGTATTGGTCTTCTCCTTCTCCTTCGTTGCCGCCATCTCCCAGTTCTCCCTGGGCATGGAGAAGGAATACGGCGCGGACCACCACGCGCAGTCCGATAAAGTCATCCGCAACTCCGCCATCCTGCTGACCATCTTCACCATGTTCTTCGTCTGGTCCTGCGCCCTGGCCATGGGCGCGGACGGCATGCAGGAGGCTAATGACAAGAACCTGCCGGTACTCTCCTACTTCGCCAACGAAACCGGCACCCAGTTTATGGCCTACATGGCGCCCATTGTCGTTATTTGCGCGGTGGCCTCCTCCTACTTCGGCCACGCCCTTGGCACCATCGAGGGCACCCAGTACCTCTTCAACCTGGGCGCGCCAAAGGCCACGAAGAAGATGTCTACGCGCACGCTCGACCTGTGGACCTACCTCTTCATCTTTGTTTCAACCTCCCTGGTAGGTATTTTCAACCCCTCCATCCTGGATATGATTTCCGTCGTGGGCGGTGTCTTCTTCGCCTTCATGACCTACCTGCTACCCATCTGGGTCATCTACCGCGTGGAGGCACTGGCACGGTTCCGGGGCAACAAGACCAACTTCTTCGTGGCGATCATGGGTCTTATCGTGCTCTTCGCCACCATCTGGGGAATGTTCTAATAATTCCACAAAAACATGGTTCGACAAGGCCTTTTCCTCTCTGGCAGGGTGGGAGACATCATGTCAGAACAGGAAAAGGATCCCGACCTAAAGATTAAGCTCGGGCAGAACAACGAAATCAAAATTAAAAACAAGTACGAGACGTTTTCCATCGCCAATGACATCGCCATCTCTGTGGTCTTCATCCTTGGCTCAGTGCTGACACTGGCCGGCATGTCAATGGTCGCCACCGTCTTCTACCTTCTCGGCAGCCTGGGCATGGCAGCCCGCCCAGCTATCCGCTTGAAGCGGCGCACGCACCTGCAACGCATTGGAGCGGATGCCAATACCGCCGAAAGCTACGACTACTAGGCGCAATGGGCAGACGCGGCTAACAGTAAACTTTCAGCAACTCGCAGCGACCTATCAGGCGCAACCCATTGCAGTAGCAGCCCCGTACCCCATACTTAAATCATGCGTTTGAGAGAGCGCATACGAGAGAGATAGAGAGAACCCCTCAGTTTCCAGAGGGCGGCTTTAAGCCGATACATGGGAACACCTTGTAGAGAGAGACGCCTGCGGCCCTCGGCTCCTTTTAGGTTCCGAGGGCCGCAGGCGTTTTACACGGCTCCACGGTACTACTCGTGCAGCTTATTTTTCTTCGATGCGAAGAGAACTGCGATGCCGGTCACCAGCGCCGCGGCCACCAAATAGAAGGCGGGGGCGAGCTGCAGGCCCGTGACGTCAATAAGCCACGTGGCAATCATCGGTGCGGTACCGCCAAATACAGCGTTGGCGGTATTAAACGTCAACGCGAAACCGGACAGGCGCACGTGGGTGGGGAATTGTTCGGAAAGGAAGGAGGGCAGGACGCCGTCGTTAAGCGCCAGCACGCCGCCCAAGCAGACCTGAATGATAATGACAAGGAAGAGCCCGGCGCCATCGAGAAGCATGAAGGCCGGAATGATGGTCGCGCCCATGAAGGCGGCCGCGCACAGCATCGTCGTGCGGCGACCAAGACGGTCCGAAAGCATGCCGGTGAGCAGGGCAAAGCCCACATAGAATGCGGACGCCACCGAGGACGCGATAAATGCCGGCGTCGCGACCATGCCCAACTCCTCCGACAGGTAAGTGGGCAGGTAAGTCAAAATGACGTAGAAGCCAATGGCGTTGAGCACCGCGCCCGCAAAGGCAATGGCTAGGGCCTTGGGGTACTTCAGAACCTCGCGCAGCGGGGACTCCTCCGGCTCATCCTGGTCCTCAAAGTGGGAGGACTCTTCCGTGTTGCGGCGAATCCACAGGCCGTATAGACCCAAAGGCAGCGCAATCAGGAATGGCACACGCCAACCCCAGGAATCCAGGGCGGTATCATCAAGGACTCCAGTCAGCAGCGCCGCAATGAGCGAGCCCAAGAGCAAGCCCGAGGCCGTCGCGGAGGGCACCACCGCCGAATAGATGCCACGCTTGCCGGCTGGGGCAATCTCAGCCAGGTGCGTGGCCGCGCCCGCATACTCGCCGGCTGCGGAAAAGCCCTGCACCATGCGGCACAGCAATAGCAAGATGGAGGCGGCAAAGCCTATGGTGGAATAGCCCGGCAGGAAACCGATGCACGCAGTTGCCACCGACATCATCACAATAGACACCGTCAGCGTATGGATGCGCCCGTATTTATCACCAAAGTGACCCCACACGATGCCGCCCAAGGGCCGCACTAGGAACGACAACGCGAAGAGCGCAAACGTCATAATCAGCGCGCGGCGGCCTTCCATCTCCGGAAAGAACACACGGGAGATAATCGCGGACATATAGATATAGGCCGCATAGTCGAACCACTCGATGAAGGTGCCAATAAACGCCGCCTTAATGGCCGAGCGATGCTGGCGCCTGGTTTCTTCCGCATCCTCTACCTGCGCCGGCACAACGTCCTTGGCTGGGGGTTGGGCTGTGAGAGGAGACATGCTCCTCACCTCGATTCTGTAGCTCTACAAGCAGGTGAAACGGCGCAGCCTGACTGCGCGCATATCTTCCACCCTACAGAAACAAACTATGTTCTACGTCACTTTCACGCGCCAATGTTGCACATCTCCACCCCAGTCCTGCTTTCCGACGCCCTCCCCACCCCATTCCCAGCCACTAACAGCAACCCAACAGCCGGACCCCATGGCCGCTACAGCCCAGTGCCCCATACTGAGATTGTGCGTTTGAGAGAGCGCATATGAGAGAGATAGAGAGAACCCCTGCAGTTTCCACAGGGCGGCAGATGCCGATACATGGAAACGACATGAGAGACGCCCGTGGCCTCCAGCTCCGAAAGGAACTGGGGCCACGGGCGTTTCCCTAGCTAGAGTCTAGGCATCATGCGGAAGAAGGCCGTTGCGGAAGCTTTTTATCAAAATCAATTAGGCGACCAAAGGCCCAATCCTTATCAGTAAGCAAGCGAGAAAACACCAAACCGGCACCAATAGATCCAACTACCATCATTCCAGTTGCCACATTGGCCAACGCTTGATCCATCTGACCATCGTTCAAATAAAACACCGCCCGGAACATTGTCACCCCTGGGATCATAATCACCGCGGCCGGAACGGTGGTTGTAATACGAGGAAGACGCGCCCTTTTAGAAGCTACTGCCCCCAGCAACCCGATGATTAATCCACCCACAAAGGCTGCAAAGAAAATGGTTGTTCCCGCGTGAATTAGAATCAAACGAAGCTCATTTGCCACGGTTCCAACGCACGCCGCTACTAAGACCATGCGGCGAGAAGAGTTAAAAAGAAAAGCAAACCCAGCAATGCCCAGAAAACTTGCCAGCGGCGCCAACAGAAACCATTGCATATCCTGCGCAGGTGCAGGTGGGTCAGGACTAAGTTTTGTCAGCCAGCTAACCATAGAGACCGTGAAAGCCGCCGTGAATATGACGGTAAAGGCGTACCCCAATCTGACAATCCCCGCATCAAGATCAAATCGCGCTATGTCGATCAAAGCAGAGAAAAGTGGAAACCCGGGAATCAGGAATAAAACGGCCGCCACAAAACCCGAGGACAGTTCACTGGGTTCCACCGAGCCTATAGCCCCGAAAAATTCCGTCAACAAGAAGAAAACTATGCTTGCCGTCGCACCACCAGCAATCACTCCTCCAATTTGATGAACGTGACGGTGGAGAACTGTATAACGAACAAACTGGCCTGCAAACGCCGCCAAAGCAACCAACCCCACTGCTTCCAGCGGGAAAAAATTAAGATACGCAAACGCCGCACATGCGATCGCGGCAGCGAAAGAAAGAGTTAGACCGCCCCAGCGCTTTTTGACATTATGCTCGATAGTATCCAGCATCGCCGCTAATTCCTGAGCGGTGATCCCTGCGTAGAGGCGATTGTGGGTTAAATCTTCCAAGGCTTCAATCCGAGAGGCATCAACTGCAGGCGAATGTTGCCGAGCAATGACCGTCCGGAAGTATTCGCCGCGGTGAAACGTACAGGTAATCTGCGTCAGACCCACTGTGGCATCTAGATGGTCAAACCCCAATGCTCGCGCACTCCGTTTCATCCCTCTAAGTACGCGATAACCAGAGGTGCCGGCACCCATTAGGAGCATTCCCACCCGCAATACAACGTCCGCCTCGACACCCATTTGCCGATGCATCTCTGGATCAAATTGTTGTGCCATCTCTCCTCCTCTGACACTGCTCCTGGCGCACAATTAAAGACTTGTCGACCCCAACCCGATAGCGCGCTTGTAGTTTTCCTAGAATCTTACGCAAAAGAAGCCTCTTGTGAATCAGGCTCATCGATCCAAAAGCCTCCACCTTGATACCCGTAAGTTGATTGAGCTATTTTTTATCCTCTGCCAAATGATTGCCACTATATTCACAGGCAAATACCAGACCTATGGCAGCCTAGCGCGTTATCTTTAATTTACGTGTTCGAGAGAACGCAAGAGAGATAGAGAGAACCAGTTCCAGCGCCCTGTGGCCCCAAGCGAGGCCCGGGCGTTGGAGCTGTTTTAGGGGTCTGCAGGTTGGGGCGTGGGGGAAGGAGAAGGCGTCGGAAAGCGGTGCATGGCTCAAATTCGCGGTTATAGATCCTACGGGCTACCCCCGCCACCTCATACAGCGCGCATGCCAAAAGGAATGGCCACACACCCTATTGGAGCCGTGCGGCCGAATGCTGCGCTTCGGTTAGCTGTTTCCTAGGTAACTCATCGCAGCGGCGATAAGGGCTTCGGTGCCGGTGCGCAGAGTGGGCTGGAGCAGCGGAGCGAAGTGCGGACTGTGGTTGGGGACATCCTTTTCTTCTTCGCGGCCGGAAAATACCCAAAAGCAGTAGGGAACGCCGAAAGCGCGGGCGATGGTGGAAAAATCTTCCGAGGCGGTGAGGGGCTCGGCATCAAGGACGCGGTCGGTGCCGAAGTAGGACACAAAGGCTTCCTTAAGGCGTTCCGTAGTGCCCTCATCATTGCTGGTAAGCGGGTAGGAATCGTGATAGCTGAACTCGGCCGGCTGCGGGCTGCCGGCAGCCTGACACTCGGCATTGACAATGCGCTCGATGGCGCCGGTGATTTTATCGCGTACCTGCTCGCTATAGGCGCGCACATTGATTTTCAGGTTGGCCTCGAAGGGGATGATATTGGCCTTCGAACCGGCGTTGATGGCTCCCACGGTCAGCACGCCGGATTCGGATGGGTTGAGTTCGCGGGAGATGACCGTCTGTAAACGCATG harbors:
- a CDS encoding glycine betaine ABC transporter substrate-binding protein — translated: MDEHPEIEELFAPLSQLLTDEKMQELNARVDVDGEDYITVALDFLKEENLIAD
- a CDS encoding amino acid permease, producing the protein MSHTTANAPASPASPPTTGGAGTSPSGQVTTNKAVNSQWTITLFGTAVGAGILFLPISAGSFGFIPLLVATLLIFPMTYLAHRAFSWIISYSPLHGEDVLAVLTHFFGRGNGIILAIIYWFTIFPVVLIYGVSITNTVDSFIVNQLGGPEISRYILAPLCVGLMTLALAFGNAIMLKIAQFVVYPLIVALAAVSLYLIPQWDLGSFLEAGDHSAGGVLKAIILILPVLVFSFSFVAAISQFSLGMEKEYGADHHAQSDKVIRNSAILLTIFTMFFVWSCALAMGADGMQEANDKNLPVLSYFANETGTQFMAYMAPIVVICAVASSYFGHALGTIEGTQYLFNLGAPKATKKMSTRTLDLWTYLFIFVSTSLVGIFNPSILDMISVVGGVFFAFMTYLLPIWVIYRVEALARFRGNKTNFFVAIMGLIVLFATIWGMF
- a CDS encoding YrhK family protein, coding for MSEQEKDPDLKIKLGQNNEIKIKNKYETFSIANDIAISVVFILGSVLTLAGMSMVATVFYLLGSLGMAARPAIRLKRRTHLQRIGADANTAESYDY
- a CDS encoding MFS transporter, translating into MSPLTAQPPAKDVVPAQVEDAEETRRQHRSAIKAAFIGTFIEWFDYAAYIYMSAIISRVFFPEMEGRRALIMTFALFALSFLVRPLGGIVWGHFGDKYGRIHTLTVSIVMMSVATACIGFLPGYSTIGFAASILLLLCRMVQGFSAAGEYAGAATHLAEIAPAGKRGIYSAVVPSATASGLLLGSLIAALLTGVLDDTALDSWGWRVPFLIALPLGLYGLWIRRNTEESSHFEDQDEPEESPLREVLKYPKALAIAFAGAVLNAIGFYVILTYLPTYLSEELGMVATPAFIASSVASAFYVGFALLTGMLSDRLGRRTTMLCAAAFMGATIIPAFMLLDGAGLFLVIIIQVCLGGVLALNDGVLPSFLSEQFPTHVRLSGFALTFNTANAVFGGTAPMIATWLIDVTGLQLAPAFYLVAAALVTGIAVLFASKKNKLHE
- a CDS encoding threonine/serine ThrE exporter family protein is translated as MAQQFDPEMHRQMGVEADVVLRVGMLLMGAGTSGYRVLRGMKRSARALGFDHLDATVGLTQITCTFHRGEYFRTVIARQHSPAVDASRIEALEDLTHNRLYAGITAQELAAMLDTIEHNVKKRWGGLTLSFAAAIACAAFAYLNFFPLEAVGLVALAAFAGQFVRYTVLHRHVHQIGGVIAGGATASIVFFLLTEFFGAIGSVEPSELSSGFVAAVLFLIPGFPLFSALIDIARFDLDAGIVRLGYAFTVIFTAAFTVSMVSWLTKLSPDPPAPAQDMQWFLLAPLASFLGIAGFAFLFNSSRRMVLVAACVGTVANELRLILIHAGTTIFFAAFVGGLIIGLLGAVASKRARLPRITTTVPAAVIMIPGVTMFRAVFYLNDGQMDQALANVATGMMVVGSIGAGLVFSRLLTDKDWAFGRLIDFDKKLPQRPSSA